The following nucleotide sequence is from Pseudonocardia abyssalis.
CTCGACGCCGACGACCGGGTCATGATGATCCACCAGTACCGCCACGCCGTACGTCGGCGGCTCTGGGAGCTCCCGGCCGGTCTGCTCGACGTCGCGGGGGAGGAGCCGGTGCTCACCGCGCAACGCGAGCTGGCCGAGGAGGCGGGGCTCGCCGCGCAGGAGTGGTCGGTGCTGCTCGACATCGTGCCGTCGCCCGGGTTCTCCGACGAGTCGATCCGGGTGTTCCTGGCCCGCGGCGTCACCGAGGTCGGGCGTCCCGAGATGGGCGGCCCCGAGGAGAGCGACAACGAGGAGTCCGACCTCACGGTGAAGTGGGTGTCGATGCCCGTCGCGGTGCGGATGGTGCTCGCCGGCACGATCGTCAACGCCACCACGGTGGCGGCGATCCTCGCCGCGCACGTCCTGGCCGGGGCGCCGACCGCTGCGCGCCCGGTCGACGCCCCGTGGACGGACCGTCCCACCCGGTTCGCCGCACGGAAGGCCTGACCCGGAGCGGGGGCTGCCGGTCGAACCACGGCCGCGGCGCCACCAGGTGGGAAGCCAGGGCCAGCAGGAGTCCCTCGCCGCCCGCCCACGTGCCGGACGCCCAGCGGCAGGTCGTCGGGGTCCGAACAGCCGCCCGTCGACGCCGCGGCCCGGTCGGCGGTCGCGGTCAGCAGCTCGTCGGCCGGCACCACGGCGTCGTGGCTGCGGTACTCCGCGTGGTCCACACCCGATGTGTCGGTCGGGCCCGCCGGTCCGTCAGGGCCGCAGGGGACGGCCGTACGGGTCGGTCGGCCGGCCGGCGAGCAGCACGATGCCGTCGATGAACGCCCAGATCGCGCCGATCAGGAAGATCGAGAGCAACAGCTGGGCCACCGCGATGCCGTGATGGCCGGAGTAGAACCGGCCGACACCGAAGGGCAGCACCAGCTGCAGGACGCCGGCGACGACCTTGGAGCGGTCGGAGTACGGCACGCCGGACCGGGGATCGACGCCGTAGGGGGCGTCGGCCCGCACGGCGGGGTACGGCGACGGGTAGGCCACCGGGGCGGCGGCCGGAGCCGGCCGCGGCAGGTCGACGAACAGCGCCTCCAGCTCGTCGCTCGTGCGCGCGGCGTAGGCGGCGGTGGTGCGGTCGGCGTACTCGTCGGGGTCGAGCCTGCCCTGCGACAGGTGCTCGCCCAGCTCCGTGACGGCCCACTCGCGCTCGGCGTGGCCGACGCGGATGCGCGGGGTCTCCGGCGGGTTCACACCCACGACGGTACCGGCGGGCGGAGACTAGGGTCGGGGTTCGTGACCGGTATGCGATTCGGACTGTTCGTTCCCCAGGGCTGGCGACACGACCTCGTCGGCATCGACCCGAAGGACCAGTGGGCCACCATGAAGGGGCTCGCGCAGCACGCCGACGCGGGCCCGTGGGAGTCCGTCTGGGTCTACGACCACTTCCACACCGTGCCCGCCCCCACCGACCAGGCCACGCACGAGGCGTGGTCGCTGATGTCGGCGTTCGGCGCCGTCACCGAGCGGGTGCGGCTGGGCCAGATGTGCACGTGCATGAGCTACCGCAACCCCGCCTACCTCGCGAAGGTGGCCGCCACCGCCGACATCATCTCCGGCGGCCGCGTGGAGATGGGCATCGGCGCGGGCTGGTACGAGCACGAGTGGCGGGCCTACGGCTACGGCTTCCCCGCCGCGCCCGACCGCCTCGGCATGCTCGACGAGGGCGTGCAGATCATGAAGCAGGCGTGGGAGACGGGCTCCGCCACGCTCGACGGGAAGCACTACCAGGTCGACGGCGCGATCGTGCAGCCGAAGCCCCTGCAGGACGGCGGCATCCCGATCTGGATCGCGGGCGGCGGTGAGAAGGTGACGCTGAAGATCGCGGCGAAGTACGCGCAGTACACCAACTTCGACGGCACGCTGGAGGGCTTCACCCGCAAGTCCGAGCTGCTCAAGGGGCACTGCGAGACCGTCGGCACCGACTTCGACGCGATCGTCCGCTCGGCCAACTACAACATCGCGATCGGCGCGAACCAGGCCGAGGTCGAGCAGCGCATGCAGGACGCGAAGGCGCGGCTGCTGCCGTACGTGGGCGAGGAGAAGGCCGAGGGCTCGCTGGGTGCGGTGCGGGGCCTGCCCGGGTGCGGCACCCCCGACCAGATCATCGAGAACCTCACGAAGCTCAAGGAGGCCGGCATGACCTACGCCGTCCTCAACTTCGCCGAGGCCGCCTACGACCGCTCGGGCATCGAGCTGTTCGAGCGCGAGGTCATCCCGGCGCTCGCCTGACGTATCAGCGGGCGGGCCGGCCGACTCCGTCCCCCATGCGCATCGCCGTCGTGGGAGCCGGGCCGACCGGCCTGTTCGCCGCCATCGCCCTGGCCCGCCGGGGCCACGCCGTCACCGTCGTCGACCGGGACCCCGGCCCGCACCCGGACGGGTCGTGGCCGCGGGTCGGCGTGATGCAGTTCCACCATCCGCACGCGTTCCGCGGGCCGGTCGTCGACGCCCTGTCGGCGGAGATGCCCGAGGTCGTCGACGCCCTGCTCGCGGCGGGTGCCGAGCCCGTGCAGGTGACGCCGGACACCGTCGCGGGGCTGCGGTGCCGGCGGATGGTGTTCGAGCGGGTGCTGCGCGCCGCCGCGGTCGCCGAGCCCGGCGTGCAGCTGCTGCGCGGGCACGCCGAGGAGGTCCTGGCCGAGCGCGGCCGGGCCGCCGGGCTGCGCGTCGACGGCCGTCCCCTCGGCGCCGACCTCGTCCTCGACGCGTCGGGCCGGTCCGGGCGGATCGGCCGCGGGCTGCGCGCCCCGGCGGAGGGCGGCGACTGCGGGCAGGCCTACGTCTCGCGGCAGTACCGGCTGCGCCCCGGGGCGGAGTTCGGCCCGCTGACGATGCCGATCGCGGGCATCGCCTACTACCCCGGCTACGCCGCCATCGCGTTCCCGCACGACAACGGCGTGTTCTCCACGGTGGTCATTCGGTCGGGCGACGACCGCGCGCTCACCGGCCTGCGCGGGACCGCGGCGTTCGACGCGGTGGCCGCGGCCGTCCCGCTGCTCGCCGCGTGGACCGATCCCGCCCGCAGCACGCCGCTGACCGGGGTCCTGCCCGGCGGGCGGCTGCACAACACCTGGTGCGGCCAGCTCGACGACCGCGGGGAGGTGCCGCTGCCCGGGCTGGTGTTCGTCGGCGACACGGTGTGCACGACCAACCCCTCGGCCGGGCGCGGCATCACCACGTCGCTGCTGCAGGTGCGCAGGCTGCTCGCGCTGCTCGCCGAGCACCCCGGCGACCCGGAGTCCCTCACCCGCGCGCTCGACGCCTGGAACACCGCGCACGTCCGGCCCTGGTTCGACGACCACGTCGCCTGCGACGCCGGGCTCGCCGCCCGCTGGGCCGGGGCCGACGTCGACCTCGACGCCCCGCTGCCCTCGGACCTGATCGGCGCGGCGGCGGCGGTCGACCCGTCGATGATGGCCGTGGTCGGGCCGTACCTGGCGATGCAGTCCCTGCCCGCCGCGCTCGCGGAGGTCGAGCCGCGGGCCCGGGAGGTCTACGCGACCGGGTGGCAGCCGCCGGTGCCCGACGGCCCGACCCGCGACGAGCTGGTGGAGCTCGTGACACGCGCGGCGGGGGACCGCGCCGGGGTCCCCGGGTGACGGCATGATGGCGCGATGACGAGCGCGGCGGTGGAGGCGTTCCTGCACCACCTGACGGTGGAGCGCGGCAGCGCCGCGAACACCGTGGCGTCCTACACCGCCGACCTGCGCCGCTACGTCGGGTACCTCGAGGGCCTCGGGATCGACGACCTGGCGCGGGTCCGCGAGGCCGACGTCAGCGGGTTCGTGGTGGCGCTGCGCAGCGGGACCCCGCCGCTGGCCGCCTCGTCGGCGGCCCGCGCGCTGGCCGCGGTGCGGGGGCTGCACCGCTTCGCCGCGCGCGACGGGCTGGTGCCCGACGACGTGGCCCGCGCCGTCACCCCGCCCGCGCTGCCCTCGACGCTGCCGCGCGCCCTCGACGTCGACCAGGTGGAGCAGCTGCTCGCCGGGTCGCCGGGGGACGGGCCGGTCGCGCTGCGGGACCGCGCCCTGCTCGAGCTCCTGTACTCCACCGGCGCGCGGATCTCCGAGGCCGTCGGGATCGACCGCGACGACCTCGACGTCGAGGGGCGCACGGTGCTGCTGCGCGGCAAGGGCGGCAGGCAGCGGATCGTGCCCGTCGGGCGACCGGCGCTCGCCGCCGTCGACGCCTACCGGGTGCGGGCCCGCCCGGCGCTGGCCGAGAAGGGTCGCGGCACCGCGGCGCTGCTGCTCAACGCGCGCGGTTCCCGGCTGTCGCGGCAGAGCGCGTGGCACGCGCTGCGCGGTGCGGCCGACGTGGCCGGGCTGACCGTCGAGGTCTCCCCGCACACCCTGCGGCACTGCTTCGCCACCCA
It contains:
- a CDS encoding LLM class F420-dependent oxidoreductase, which gives rise to MRFGLFVPQGWRHDLVGIDPKDQWATMKGLAQHADAGPWESVWVYDHFHTVPAPTDQATHEAWSLMSAFGAVTERVRLGQMCTCMSYRNPAYLAKVAATADIISGGRVEMGIGAGWYEHEWRAYGYGFPAAPDRLGMLDEGVQIMKQAWETGSATLDGKHYQVDGAIVQPKPLQDGGIPIWIAGGGEKVTLKIAAKYAQYTNFDGTLEGFTRKSELLKGHCETVGTDFDAIVRSANYNIAIGANQAEVEQRMQDAKARLLPYVGEEKAEGSLGAVRGLPGCGTPDQIIENLTKLKEAGMTYAVLNFAEAAYDRSGIELFEREVIPALA
- a CDS encoding NAD(P)/FAD-dependent oxidoreductase, which gives rise to MRIAVVGAGPTGLFAAIALARRGHAVTVVDRDPGPHPDGSWPRVGVMQFHHPHAFRGPVVDALSAEMPEVVDALLAAGAEPVQVTPDTVAGLRCRRMVFERVLRAAAVAEPGVQLLRGHAEEVLAERGRAAGLRVDGRPLGADLVLDASGRSGRIGRGLRAPAEGGDCGQAYVSRQYRLRPGAEFGPLTMPIAGIAYYPGYAAIAFPHDNGVFSTVVIRSGDDRALTGLRGTAAFDAVAAAVPLLAAWTDPARSTPLTGVLPGGRLHNTWCGQLDDRGEVPLPGLVFVGDTVCTTNPSAGRGITTSLLQVRRLLALLAEHPGDPESLTRALDAWNTAHVRPWFDDHVACDAGLAARWAGADVDLDAPLPSDLIGAAAAVDPSMMAVVGPYLAMQSLPAALAEVEPRAREVYATGWQPPVPDGPTRDELVELVTRAAGDRAGVPG
- a CDS encoding DUF1707 domain-containing protein, which encodes MNPPETPRIRVGHAEREWAVTELGEHLSQGRLDPDEYADRTTAAYAARTSDELEALFVDLPRPAPAAAPVAYPSPYPAVRADAPYGVDPRSGVPYSDRSKVVAGVLQLVLPFGVGRFYSGHHGIAVAQLLLSIFLIGAIWAFIDGIVLLAGRPTDPYGRPLRP
- a CDS encoding site-specific tyrosine recombinase XerD; translated protein: MTSAAVEAFLHHLTVERGSAANTVASYTADLRRYVGYLEGLGIDDLARVREADVSGFVVALRSGTPPLAASSAARALAAVRGLHRFAARDGLVPDDVARAVTPPALPSTLPRALDVDQVEQLLAGSPGDGPVALRDRALLELLYSTGARISEAVGIDRDDLDVEGRTVLLRGKGGRQRIVPVGRPALAAVDAYRVRARPALAEKGRGTAALLLNARGSRLSRQSAWHALRGAADVAGLTVEVSPHTLRHCFATHLLAGGADVRTVQELLGHASVTTTQVYTHVTVDALREVYATTHPRALA
- a CDS encoding NUDIX domain-containing protein yields the protein MALRSDQVVMPGGRVAAREIVEHPGAVAIVALDADDRVMMIHQYRHAVRRRLWELPAGLLDVAGEEPVLTAQRELAEEAGLAAQEWSVLLDIVPSPGFSDESIRVFLARGVTEVGRPEMGGPEESDNEESDLTVKWVSMPVAVRMVLAGTIVNATTVAAILAAHVLAGAPTAARPVDAPWTDRPTRFAARKA